From one Rosa rugosa chromosome 4, drRosRugo1.1, whole genome shotgun sequence genomic stretch:
- the LOC133742213 gene encoding uncharacterized protein LOC133742213 — MGDSGTNWSTEEQVQLSDSWARKTVCPITGKQITTSKLWEKVHADYVQYWQGPPTSRTPQALQSQFRTLKKILKDWHNAQMTSRNRIHSGTNKMDEMNQTQGIFMKKYPKKFDKFECWEKVKYHPYFVDPPSNPQPPTSYSTATGSENESPIELDDDIVSETPSSSMPRPMGQKRAKEAKNKGKKAQDATKSMALAIQAMAESTQASVELVKKRNEEMAAHTKKVFEFEEAKEDARIMAMDTNSMTSQSKAWWKKKKGDIVAKTMSDGDSSGCYIPQFD; from the exons ATGGGAGATTCAGGTACCAATTGGTCTACCGAGGAGCAAGTTCAATTGTCTGATTCATGGGCACGTAAGACTGTGTGCCCGATCACCGGAAAACAAATAACCACCTCCAAGTTATGGGAAAAGGTTCATGCTGATTATGTGCAATATTGGCAAGGTCCACCTACAAGCCGAACTCCTCAAGCTCTCCAATCTCAGTTTCGAACGTTGAaaaaaattctcaaagattgGCACAATGCACAAATGACCTCCCGTAATCGTATACATAGCGGCACCAATAAGATGGACGAG ATGAATCAAACTCAAGGGATCTTCATGAAAAAATATCCCAAGAAATTTGATAAATTTGAATGTTGGGAGAAAGTTAAGTACCACCCGTATTTTGTTGATCCACCATCTAATCCTCAACCACCGACATCATATTCGACAGCTACTGGCTCCGAAAATGAGTCTCCAATTGAGTTGGATGATGATATCGTTTCGGAGACACCATCAAGCTCCATGCCAAGACCAATGGGACAAAAGAGAGCCAAAGAAGCAAAGAACAAAGGAAAGAAGGCGCAAGATGCAACAAAAAGTATGGCTCTTGCTATTCAAGCCATGGCCGAATCAACCCAAGCTTCTGTTGAGCTAGTGAAGAAAAGAAACGAAGAAATGGCTGCTCACACAAAAAAGGTATTTGAATTTGAAGAGGCGAAAGAAGATGCAAGAATTATGGCCATGGATACTAATTCCATGACATCACAATCAAAGGCTTggtggaaaaagaagaagggtgATATCGTAGCAAAAACAATGTCTGATGGTGATAGTAGCGGTTGCTACATACCCCAATTCGACTAA
- the LOC133744268 gene encoding uncharacterized protein LOC133744268, with protein MLAYVAAADQCDEITRMGASTALKCLKKLCRQVEFLYAGWFLRPPNPADLHRLLNRGQRRGFPGMIGSIDCMHWEWKNCPTGWAGAFSGRKGRPTIILEAVASYDTHIWHAFFGTPGAQNDLNVLGASNVFERVIGGTAPLVEFEVNNKRYTNGYYLADGIYPMWSTFVKTISNPRTEEEKHFCKKQEAYRKDVERCFGILQSRWVILRHGARLFKPEDLRAIMISCIILHNMIVEDEFVEEEFAEPEEVDLMNPTMATVYDRSVYPDTGEAIPFEPVGRDGHNLPSFMDREFQVESAYLHKCLQDDLVMHNWNMDGN; from the exons ATGCTTGCATACGTTGCAGCTGCTGATCAATGTGATGAAATCACTAGAATGGGAGCTTCTACGGCGCTGAAATGTCTGAAGAAGTTATGTAGACAAGTCGAGTTTCTTTACGCTGGGTGGTTCCTTCgtcctccaaatcctgctgacTTACATAGGCTTCTCAATAGAGGACAACGCCGTGGGTTTCCAGGCATGATTGGAAGCATCGATTGCATGCATTGGGAGTGGAAGAATTGCCCAACTGGCTGGGCTGGAGCTTTCTCGGGTCGAAAGGGTAGACCAACTATTATTCTTGAAGCAGTGGCGTCTTACGATACGCATATATGGCATGCCTTCTTTGGAACCCCTGGAGCTCAAAATGACCTCAACGTTCTTGGTGCATCTAATGTGTTCGAGCGTGTCATAGGTGGAACTGCTCCTCTGGTTGAGTTTGAGGTCAATAACAAAAGGTACACTAATGGTTATTACCTTGCTGATGGAATATACCcgat GTGGTCAACTTTTGTCAAAACAATATCGAATCCCAGAACAGAAGAGGAGAAACACTTTTGCAAAAAACAAGAGGCTTACCGCAAAGATGTGGAAAGGTGTTTTGGTATCCTCCAATCTCGATGGGTCATACTGCGTCATGGTGCTAGGTTGTTTAAACCGGAGGATCTTCGAGCCATCATGATAAGTTGTATCATTCTTCATAACATGATTGTGGAGGATGAGTTTGTTGAGGAAGAATTTGCGGAGCCTGAAGAAGTTGATCTAATGAATCCAACAATGGCAACCGTCTATGATCGGTCTGTGTATCCTGATACTGGAGAGGCTATTCCTTTCGAACCAGTGGGGAGAGATGGACATAATCTTCCTTCATTCATGGATCGTGAATTTCAGGTAGAGTCGGCCTACCTCCACAAATGCCTACAAGATGATTTGGTGATGCACAACTGGAACATGGATGGTAACTGA